The Stigmatella aurantiaca DW4/3-1 genome contains the following window.
GCCCGCTTCGCCGGATCCGCCTCGTGGCGCTTCATCTCCGCGTCGTTGATGAGGTAGGCGGTGCCGCGCACATCGCGGATCTGCTCGATGGATTCCCCGCGATTCATGCGGTCGGCCACCTCCCAGACGGGGCGCTCGCCCATGCCGAAGATGAGCAGGTCCGCCTTGGCATCGAAGAGGATGGAACGGCGGAGCTTGTCGCTCCAGTAGTCATAGTGGGCGATGCGCCGCAGCGAGGCCTCGATGCCGCCCAGGATGATGGGGACGTCCGGATAGGCCTCGCGGCAGCGCTGGCCATAGACGATGGTGGCGCGGTCCGGCCGGCAGTTCGTCCTTCCCCCGGGGCTGTACTGGTCCTCCGAGCGGTTCTTCTTCTGCGCGGTGAGCCGGTTGAGCATCGAGTCGAGGTTGCCGGCAGCCACCCCGAAAAAGAGGCGGGGCTTGCCCAGCACCTTGAAGGGCTCGGCCGAGTGCCAGTCCGGCTGGGCAATGAGGCCTACCTTGAACCCTCGCCCTTCGAGGAACCGGGCGATGAGGACCGGACCGAAGGCGGGATGGTCCACGTAGGCGTCCCCGCTGACGATGATGATGTCCAGCTGCTCCCAGCCACGGGCCTCCATGTCGGCGCGAGTGGTCGGGAGGAAGGGGTGGGCGTATCGGGCAGGGAAGGCCATGGCGTGTGAGTTCCTCCCCTAATCGGGAAAGGTCGGGGGAGGCAACTCCCGGAGTAACACCTGCTCCCACCCAAATGATGCCAGGAAGCGCCCGGGAGGGGATTCGAGGGCCCTCAGTCGATGAGCGCGGGATAGACGAGCTGCCGCAGTTGGGAGCGGAGCGGGTAGGCGCTGGAGGGGAGCAGCTGGGTCATGAACACGACGCTCAGGTGCTCTGAAGGGTCCACCCAGAACGCGGTGCTTGCCATGCCGCCCCAGTGGTATTCACCGGGGCTGGTGAGGGTGCGGTGGGCGACCGGGTCGAGGACGACGCCGAAGCCGAGCCCGAACCCGACCCCATCGAACCGCGTCTCGGCGAACAGCGGCCGGCCATAGGCGGCGAGGTCCGCCCCGCCCGGCAGGTGGTTGCGGGTCATGTAGGCCACGGTTCTCGGGGAGAGCAGCCGCGCGCCGTCGAGTTCCCCGCCATTCAGAAGCATCCAGGTGAAGCGCGTGTAGTCGCGCGTCGTGGACACCAGTCCGCCGCCTCCTGACAGCCAGGAGGGGCGGCCCATCGCGCCCTTTCCGAGCGAGTCGGAGCGCAGGGGCGCGCTGCGCCCGGGGGCCAGGGTGTACAGCGCCGCCAACCGGCCCTGCTGGTCGGGGGGACAGCTGAAGGCGGTGTCGGTCATGCCCAGCGGCTGGAAGATGCGCTCGGCGAAGAAGACATCGAGGGTCTGGCCCGAGATGACCTCGATGAGCCGTCCGAGGACATCCGTCGCCACCGAGTAGTTCCACTCCGCGCCAGGCTGGAAGGTGAGCGGAATCTCGGCCCACGCGCGGACGCATGCGGCGAGATCAAACCCCTCGGGCACGCCGAACTCGAAGCCTCGGAGCCGGTGAAGTTCATCGGTGACGTGGACGCGGTGAAAGGCATAGGTCAGCCCCGCCGTATGGGTCAGCAGGTGCCACACGCGGATGGGCTCCGTCGCGGGCACGGTGACGGGCTTGGCCGCGGTCCCTCCGGTGTACACGCGCGGCGCGGCGAACTCGGGCAGCCACCGGCTGACGGGATCCGACAGCTCGAAGGCCCCTTCCTCCCACAGCATCATCGCCGCGACGGAGGTGATGGGCTTCGTCATGGAGTAGATGCGCCAGAGGGTGTCTGTCTCGACCTGACGGCTCGCCTCCTTGTCGGCGAAGCCGTACGAGGTCAGGTGGGCCACCTTGCCGCGGCGCGAGACCATCACCTGCCAGCCCGCGAGCCGCCCATCGTCGACGTACCGTTTCAGGTGCGTGTCGACACGGCGCAGCTGCTTCGCGTTCAGGCCCACGTCGCCTGGGTCCACATCGATGCCGAAGGCCGCCATGGGTCGAGTCCTCAGGGGGGGATGGCCTGTCACCCTCGGGATGACGGCCTGGAGCCGGGCGGACTTACAATGAAACGAGAGGGTTTTCAGCCGCCACGTTCGTGCGCCTCAGGAGGCGCGGCCCACTTCGGTGGCCCGGGGAACCTCGACCAGACGGCCCGTCTCGACGTGGTAGATGAATCCGTGGATGGGGATGCGCTTGGGCACCAGGGGGCTGGTGCGGATGCGCTCCACGTCCACCACCACGCTCTCCGCGAGATCCTTGATCGTGAGCCAGTCCACGAACTCGCCCTGGGCCGAGCCGGGACCTCGGCCGACGTCCTTCCACTGGCCCTCGTCGAGCACCGCCGTCTCGAGGCTGCTCTTGAGCAGCTCGCGGAGGGTCTCCTCCGTGAAGAGCTGCATGCCGCAGTGGGTATGGTGGATGACGAAGAACTCCTGGGTGCCCAGCAGCTTGTAGGAGATGACGAGGGAGCGGATGGCATCGTCACTCGCACGGCCTCCGGCGTTGCGGATGACGTGCGCATCGCCCTCTTGGAGCCCCGCGAGCTTGGCGGGATCGATGCGCGCGTCCATGCAGGTCAGGACGGCGAAGCGTCGGGCGGGGGGCAGCGCCAGCTTGCCCTTGTCACCGAACCCCTCGGCATAGGCGGCGTTGGCGGAAAGAACCTCATCGCGAAGCTTGCTCATCGGTGAACCCCTGGATGCGTTCGTGGAGCCTATGGACGTGATGGCGGATATGAATCCGTTATAGCGGATAGCGTCCGGAGCCGACCCTGTCAAGGTGGGGAGGGGGCCGCAACGTCTTGAGGGGCTCGTGCCGGGCGGTTGCAGGCTTGTGGACGGCCAGTCGCCGCGGGGGGAAGGTTCGCCCCGTGAGAGTGCCCCCTCCCTGGATTTGCCGCGTCGCTGTGCTGGTGGTGTGGGGGGCGCTGACGGCTTGCCACCGGGACGCAGGCTCGGGGCTCGAGCGGGTGCGGCGCGCGGGGGTGCTTCGCTGGGGCGCGGATGCGCAGGGCGGGGAGCCCTATGCGATGGAGGATCCCTCGCGGCCCGGCCAGTACCAAGGATTCGAGGTGGAGCTGGCGGATGCGCTGGGGCGTGAGTTGGGTGTCCGCGCCGAGCTGGTTCAGAACGATTGGTCCAATCTCATCCCCGCCCTGGAGCGCGGTGGCTCCTTCGACGTGGCCATGAATGGCATGGAAATCACTCCAGCCCGCGCGGGCCGGGTGCTTTTCACGCGGCCCTACTACCTGTTCAACCTGCTGCTCATGGCCCGGCGGGACGATGCCTCCGTGTCGGGACTCGAGTCCCTGCGGGGGCGCCGGGTAGGCACCCTGTCCAACTCGCTCG
Protein-coding sequences here:
- a CDS encoding serine hydrolase domain-containing protein is translated as MAAFGIDVDPGDVGLNAKQLRRVDTHLKRYVDDGRLAGWQVMVSRRGKVAHLTSYGFADKEASRQVETDTLWRIYSMTKPITSVAAMMLWEEGAFELSDPVSRWLPEFAAPRVYTGGTAAKPVTVPATEPIRVWHLLTHTAGLTYAFHRVHVTDELHRLRGFEFGVPEGFDLAACVRAWAEIPLTFQPGAEWNYSVATDVLGRLIEVISGQTLDVFFAERIFQPLGMTDTAFSCPPDQQGRLAALYTLAPGRSAPLRSDSLGKGAMGRPSWLSGGGGLVSTTRDYTRFTWMLLNGGELDGARLLSPRTVAYMTRNHLPGGADLAAYGRPLFAETRFDGVGFGLGFGVVLDPVAHRTLTSPGEYHWGGMASTAFWVDPSEHLSVVFMTQLLPSSAYPLRSQLRQLVYPALID
- a CDS encoding beta-class carbonic anhydrase, translated to MSKLRDEVLSANAAYAEGFGDKGKLALPPARRFAVLTCMDARIDPAKLAGLQEGDAHVIRNAGGRASDDAIRSLVISYKLLGTQEFFVIHHTHCGMQLFTEETLRELLKSSLETAVLDEGQWKDVGRGPGSAQGEFVDWLTIKDLAESVVVDVERIRTSPLVPKRIPIHGFIYHVETGRLVEVPRATEVGRAS